A window from Dehalobacter sp. DCA encodes these proteins:
- a CDS encoding DEAD/DEAH box helicase yields MSSSAENRVPSLYANAFIVDGNSATQLVEPSGIVAFESTGESNYVRFNSKRRYRLLNRNESKFPQKPFIRANYLTDPAFQINNCEWLNQPELISATDVLNSLVDQFSYKQENATDKGLRLPQIGALHAVSANWTLSVKEPVTIVMPTGTGKTETMVSIFAAHRIPRLLVIVPSDALRTQIAKKFESYGVLQEFGVIGLSAMKPVVGKVEHGFKTKDGAKAFAKACNVVIATVSALNENESTIRAAFLEQFTHLFVDEAHHIAAATWKEMRDSFIGKPVVQFTATPFREDGQRLGGKIIYSFPLKDAQELGVFSKINYISVVDFNDIDRAIAITAIGKLREDLSNNYDHVLMARVKTKKRADELLPLYEELAPDLKPIVLYSGLKPKTSRQRLSQLLNLESKIVVCVDMLGEGFDLPALKIAAIHDPHRSLGVTLQFIGRFARVGGMRLGDATAVVGRGHRNVDVRLRELYAEDSDWNKVIRNISADAIEEQQEMSEFEQAFSNLPDDISIVNLSPKMSTVAYKTQTTSWCPERIENLYKDRLINQPAINHAEHVAWFVTKDVEAVSWGDVKSIAQTSYNLFVAYWDSTHHMLYINASNNEGVFKELAEAICGESVELYKGGSVYKTMASLNRRIATNVGLLDTRNRDSKFELRVGADVIEALDEEARRNKSQTNIFAHGLDSESGERLSVGASLKGRIWSHKAAINIKQWMTWAESIGAKLNDPSIDPAAVMDGFIVPKPLQTRPEKFVVLGLEWPTESWLDVGESIQIQIGDSTASFNDIDLTVTDNNDSGPIPFTVSTPDGAEAKYQLTMNRGKMLFSTAGNGDTAFYVRPRSTVPFVDFLNEYGLRVLLNKEAIIEPEMVLIIPKENAPAYRKELLNAIDWSGIDLSVESQGRERNPKSIQARVIEHIKTLDNWDIIIDDDGAGEVADIVALKIESSNLVVNLVHCKYSTGHPGARIKDLYEVCGQAQKSIKRRLNQEAMIEKLIYREKNRRRKHGYSGIIVGNESKLMDIADKSRLLRPKFTIIIAQPGVSKSLVSNDQLELIASTEKYIKDSGGKTPLIVITSE; encoded by the coding sequence ATGTCTAGTTCAGCAGAAAATAGAGTACCTTCACTTTATGCGAATGCGTTTATAGTCGATGGTAATAGTGCTACGCAACTTGTTGAACCTAGTGGCATTGTTGCGTTTGAAAGCACTGGGGAAAGCAACTATGTTAGATTTAACAGTAAAAGACGCTATCGTTTACTTAATCGTAATGAAAGCAAGTTTCCTCAAAAGCCTTTTATTAGGGCTAACTATTTGACTGATCCAGCTTTTCAGATAAATAATTGCGAGTGGCTCAATCAACCCGAGCTGATATCTGCAACTGATGTACTAAATTCGCTAGTAGATCAATTTTCATATAAACAAGAAAATGCAACAGACAAAGGGCTTAGATTGCCACAAATTGGTGCGTTGCATGCAGTATCGGCCAACTGGACACTTTCAGTTAAAGAACCTGTAACAATTGTTATGCCGACAGGGACCGGAAAAACCGAAACGATGGTGTCAATATTCGCTGCACACCGTATACCAAGATTATTAGTAATTGTTCCATCTGATGCCCTACGCACTCAAATTGCCAAAAAGTTTGAGTCTTATGGAGTTTTACAAGAATTTGGAGTCATTGGTTTGTCGGCTATGAAACCGGTTGTGGGAAAGGTGGAACATGGTTTTAAGACAAAAGACGGTGCAAAGGCATTTGCAAAAGCATGTAATGTAGTCATTGCAACGGTATCAGCTTTGAATGAAAACGAGTCTACAATACGTGCCGCTTTTCTGGAACAATTTACTCATCTTTTTGTCGATGAGGCGCACCATATTGCGGCAGCTACTTGGAAAGAGATGAGAGATAGTTTCATTGGTAAGCCAGTTGTCCAGTTTACCGCAACACCATTTCGTGAAGACGGTCAACGTTTGGGCGGGAAAATAATATATTCATTTCCACTCAAAGATGCACAAGAGCTTGGAGTGTTTTCCAAAATAAACTATATCTCAGTAGTCGATTTTAATGATATAGATCGTGCAATAGCAATAACTGCAATTGGGAAACTAAGAGAAGATCTATCAAATAATTATGATCACGTACTGATGGCGCGCGTTAAAACAAAAAAGCGAGCGGATGAACTTTTACCATTATATGAAGAGTTGGCGCCAGATCTTAAACCGATAGTTCTATACAGTGGTCTCAAGCCTAAAACGAGCAGACAAAGGCTGAGTCAGTTACTAAACCTGGAGAGCAAAATCGTGGTATGTGTCGATATGTTAGGCGAAGGGTTTGATTTGCCGGCGTTAAAAATTGCCGCAATTCACGATCCGCATAGGAGCCTTGGTGTAACACTACAGTTTATAGGTCGGTTTGCGCGCGTGGGCGGCATGCGGTTAGGCGACGCAACCGCAGTAGTCGGTCGTGGTCATCGTAATGTAGATGTTAGGCTTCGTGAGTTGTATGCAGAAGACTCAGACTGGAATAAGGTTATTCGCAATATATCAGCTGATGCTATTGAAGAACAACAAGAGATGAGTGAGTTTGAACAAGCTTTTTCTAACTTACCAGATGACATCTCGATTGTTAACTTATCGCCTAAAATGAGCACCGTTGCTTATAAAACACAGACAACTTCTTGGTGTCCAGAACGAATAGAAAACTTATATAAGGATAGACTCATCAACCAGCCTGCAATTAATCACGCTGAACATGTAGCATGGTTCGTTACTAAAGACGTGGAAGCGGTCAGTTGGGGAGATGTTAAGAGTATCGCGCAGACCAGTTATAATCTATTTGTCGCATACTGGGACTCAACGCATCACATGCTTTACATCAACGCATCCAATAATGAAGGCGTTTTCAAGGAGTTAGCAGAGGCTATATGTGGGGAATCCGTAGAGTTATACAAAGGCGGAAGCGTTTATAAAACAATGGCATCTTTGAATCGACGAATCGCAACCAATGTCGGTCTCCTTGATACCAGAAACAGGGATAGCAAATTCGAATTACGAGTGGGTGCAGATGTAATTGAGGCCCTAGATGAAGAAGCTCGTCGAAACAAGTCACAAACAAATATATTTGCCCATGGTCTGGATAGCGAAAGCGGAGAAAGGTTGAGTGTGGGAGCATCGCTAAAAGGACGCATATGGAGTCACAAAGCAGCAATTAACATTAAGCAATGGATGACGTGGGCAGAATCGATAGGTGCAAAGCTTAATGATCCAAGCATCGATCCGGCCGCAGTCATGGATGGTTTTATTGTCCCGAAACCATTACAGACTAGGCCTGAAAAATTTGTTGTGCTTGGTCTTGAGTGGCCTACAGAATCGTGGCTCGATGTTGGTGAGAGCATTCAGATTCAAATAGGAGATTCCACAGCATCGTTTAATGACATCGATCTCACGGTAACAGATAATAATGACAGTGGGCCAATCCCATTTACCGTATCAACGCCCGATGGTGCCGAAGCAAAATATCAACTTACGATGAACCGTGGCAAGATGCTCTTTTCTACTGCCGGTAATGGAGATACAGCCTTTTATGTACGGCCAAGATCGACAGTGCCGTTTGTTGATTTCTTGAATGAGTACGGCCTTCGGGTTTTGCTAAATAAAGAAGCTATAATTGAACCGGAAATGGTCTTGATAATACCAAAAGAAAACGCCCCAGCTTATCGAAAGGAACTACTTAATGCTATCGATTGGAGCGGCATTGACTTGAGTGTTGAATCTCAAGGTAGAGAACGAAATCCCAAAAGTATTCAAGCCAGAGTAATTGAACATATAAAAACGTTGGATAACTGGGATATAATTATCGATGACGATGGAGCAGGTGAAGTTGCCGATATTGTAGCGTTAAAAATTGAAAGTAGTAATCTCGTTGTGAATCTTGTACATTGCAAATACTCTACTGGTCATCCCGGCGCAAGAATTAAGGATTTATATGAAGTCTGCGGACAGGCGCAAAAATCAATTAAGCGTAGATTGAATCAGGAAGCGATGATAGAAAAGCTTATATACCGTGAAAAAAATCGCCGACGCAAACACGGCTATAGCGGTATTATAGTTGGGAATGAGTCGAAACTCATGGACATTGCTGATAAATCGCGATTACTTAGGCCAAAGTTCACAATAATTATAGCGCAGCCAGGAGTTTCGAAATCCTTAGTGTCTAATGATCAGCTTGAGCTTATCGCCAGTACAGAGAAGTATATAAAGGATTCGGGCGGCAAGACGCCGCTGATAGTGATAACGAGCGAATAG
- a CDS encoding DUF6103 family protein gives MKKTTVQITFEAEKLRAIHQYMEDETELQAELDTLLQTLYEKHVPAPVREYIESRDTSVMDSPKRSTRPATPGGQSSPALDSEE, from the coding sequence ATGAAAAAAACTACTGTACAAATCACCTTTGAAGCTGAAAAGCTTCGTGCCATACACCAGTACATGGAGGACGAAACAGAACTGCAGGCTGAACTGGATACATTGCTGCAAACACTGTATGAGAAGCACGTTCCCGCTCCTGTCCGGGAGTACATCGAAAGCCGGGATACCAGCGTGATGGACTCCCCTAAACGCAGCACCCGCCCGGCAACTCCTGGAGGACAAAGCAGTCCAGCTTTGGACAGCGAGGAATAA
- a CDS encoding DUF3846 domain-containing protein: MEKKIKVLMVEPMKEPYPAEVENTLEGLQKAIGGYIETVYLEDYVVLVCNEEGKLIGLPGNRSLGNDIIAGTFFVAGSNDDGDFVSLTEDKIRQYSDRFQKTETFTQEQVEDASVIFSLDFSK; this comes from the coding sequence ATGGAGAAAAAGATAAAAGTGTTAATGGTGGAACCGATGAAGGAACCCTATCCTGCTGAAGTTGAAAACACCTTGGAAGGGTTGCAGAAGGCGATTGGAGGATATATTGAAACGGTATATCTGGAGGATTATGTTGTTCTGGTTTGCAATGAAGAGGGAAAGCTGATCGGGCTTCCCGGCAACCGTTCTCTTGGAAACGACATCATCGCCGGTACATTTTTTGTGGCTGGCAGCAATGATGATGGGGATTTTGTGTCGCTGACTGAGGATAAAATCCGGCAGTACAGTGATCGATTTCAAAAGACGGAAACCTTTACCCAGGAACAGGTGGAGGATGCTTCCGTTATATTTTCATTAGATTTTAGCAAATGA
- a CDS encoding ParM/StbA family protein encodes MIKLGVDNGNYNTKSSEGMLYASGYAASDKEFIVPEMQLFFEGRYYAVGERRLRFQQDKTKEPDTFILTLPAIADAMKKAGTTNAEIALGVGLPIDSYGTQKEAFRRYFLRDNISFRFDGTFYRCRIAECKVFAQGHAALCRYYPQLKDYRSITLVDIGGYTVDILALHDFRLDRSSCASLRMGTIALYSRIQDTLQRSDILLSDGLITDAIRGEIEHTESKLIVAVVEQAVTAYCKELFNALRERGLDLRLPTVFAGGGAELLEPMLHGSGLNTVAVLNRFANADGYKLLMG; translated from the coding sequence ATGATAAAGCTTGGTGTGGACAATGGAAACTACAACACCAAATCCTCGGAGGGGATGCTATATGCCTCCGGGTATGCCGCAAGTGACAAAGAATTCATTGTGCCGGAGATGCAGCTCTTTTTCGAGGGCAGGTATTATGCCGTCGGTGAGCGTCGTCTGCGTTTTCAGCAGGACAAAACCAAGGAGCCTGATACATTTATATTGACGCTTCCGGCAATTGCGGATGCCATGAAAAAAGCAGGAACAACTAATGCTGAAATCGCCCTTGGCGTAGGGCTGCCCATCGATAGCTACGGCACACAGAAGGAAGCCTTCAGGCGATATTTTCTGCGTGACAACATATCATTCCGGTTCGATGGGACATTCTACCGCTGCCGAATTGCGGAATGCAAGGTGTTCGCACAAGGCCATGCGGCGCTGTGCAGGTACTATCCGCAGCTTAAGGATTACCGAAGCATCACGCTGGTGGACATCGGCGGTTATACGGTGGATATTCTTGCACTTCATGATTTCCGGCTTGACAGATCAAGCTGTGCAAGTCTCCGCATGGGTACCATCGCCCTGTACAGCCGGATTCAAGATACGCTCCAGCGAAGTGACATCCTTTTGTCGGATGGACTCATCACGGATGCTATACGCGGCGAGATCGAGCATACCGAAAGCAAGTTAATTGTGGCTGTTGTAGAGCAGGCTGTGACCGCTTACTGTAAGGAGTTGTTCAATGCACTCCGTGAGCGAGGTCTGGATCTGCGGCTGCCCACAGTGTTTGCAGGCGGGGGTGCTGAGCTGCTGGAACCCATGCTTCACGGGAGCGGCCTCAACACAGTGGCGGTGCTGAACCGGTTCGCCAATGCGGACGGCTACAAGCTCCTGATGGGGTGA
- a CDS encoding DUF6103 family protein — translation MSTTELKIPFPSERLDALRFFMEKKDQTVEQELRDYLNKTYERLVPANVREYVESRLEPETTQEQTAENQSAPAPRERQPRTSRRQREQAAAEAPPSLEAQSEAETPAEEESQGMTMSM, via the coding sequence ATGAGTACAACCGAATTAAAGATCCCCTTCCCTTCGGAGAGGCTGGACGCCCTCCGTTTTTTCATGGAGAAAAAGGATCAGACCGTAGAGCAGGAGCTGAGGGATTACCTCAACAAGACCTATGAGCGTCTGGTTCCTGCCAATGTCCGCGAGTATGTGGAAAGCCGTTTGGAGCCGGAAACAACTCAGGAACAGACAGCGGAAAACCAGTCGGCTCCTGCTCCGAGAGAGCGCCAGCCTCGTACCTCCCGCCGACAGCGGGAACAGGCTGCAGCTGAAGCACCTCCCTCTCTGGAAGCTCAGTCAGAAGCTGAAACCCCTGCCGAGGAAGAATCGCAGGGTATGACCATGAGCATGTAA
- a CDS encoding DUF6329 domain-containing protein encodes MFNLQAIFARKADDYPVWDCVIEKIVELPEAEYKYFKSAPLRDMPFIAENTDLMHRDENGVFHCLLVLGEGTSDGILIESEGYNYARYSSFMPGAREFVTARLNQLADQITRESTQNTSNGTWAVYFDEIQERYHVPVSPHNGVGPMLQKILEARPELAELEPMEDGFDMVFYLDYCPNLDKNEIPELEPPAMQMNL; translated from the coding sequence ATGTTTAATCTGCAGGCAATCTTTGCAAGGAAGGCTGACGATTATCCCGTATGGGACTGTGTAATCGAAAAAATCGTCGAGCTTCCGGAAGCTGAATACAAGTATTTCAAATCCGCTCCCCTCCGGGACATGCCCTTTATTGCCGAGAATACCGATCTCATGCACCGGGACGAAAACGGAGTGTTCCATTGCCTGCTGGTGCTGGGCGAAGGAACCTCTGACGGCATCCTGATTGAATCGGAGGGATACAATTACGCCCGGTACTCCAGCTTCATGCCGGGAGCGCGTGAATTTGTAACCGCACGCTTGAACCAGCTGGCCGACCAAATCACCCGTGAGAGTACACAAAATACCTCCAATGGAACATGGGCGGTTTACTTTGACGAGATACAGGAGCGGTATCATGTTCCCGTTTCACCTCATAATGGAGTTGGCCCCATGCTTCAAAAAATCCTTGAAGCAAGGCCGGAGCTGGCGGAGCTTGAGCCGATGGAGGACGGCTTCGACATGGTTTTCTATCTGGATTATTGCCCGAATCTGGACAAAAACGAGATACCCGAACTCGAGCCGCCTGCAATGCAGATGAATTTATAA
- a CDS encoding gamma-glutamylcyclotransferase family protein, translating to MKSETLYIAYGSNLNLPQMAFRCPTAKVVGVSKIKDYELLFRGGRKSSVATVEPLKGSSVPVLLWKLKERDLQSLDRYEGFPSFYRKEILEVELRGKTVPAMVYIMNDGHPFGSPSDYYLNTILEGYQSAGFDTEFLEQAVEKSIRLAREQQEREPDQGTLFDLKWW from the coding sequence ATGAAATCCGAAACCCTTTACATCGCCTACGGCAGCAACCTCAATCTGCCGCAGATGGCATTCCGCTGCCCGACTGCCAAGGTAGTCGGTGTCAGCAAGATCAAGGATTACGAGCTGCTGTTCCGGGGCGGACGGAAAAGCTCGGTCGCAACTGTGGAGCCGCTCAAGGGCTCAAGCGTTCCTGTTCTTCTGTGGAAGCTGAAGGAACGTGACCTGCAGTCGCTCGACCGCTATGAGGGATTTCCGTCTTTCTACCGCAAGGAGATTCTTGAAGTGGAACTGAGAGGCAAGACCGTTCCAGCCATGGTCTACATCATGAATGACGGACATCCCTTTGGCTCGCCCTCAGATTATTACCTAAACACCATACTGGAGGGCTACCAATCGGCAGGCTTTGACACCGAATTTTTGGAGCAGGCCGTGGAGAAATCCATCCGTCTGGCGAGAGAGCAGCAGGAACGGGAACCGGATCAGGGCACGCTGTTCGACCTGAAATGGTGGTGA
- a CDS encoding amidoligase family protein, with product MDMKEQRFGIEIEMTGLSRQRAAQVLSEYFGRPANFDGGYYGEYSVLDSQSRRWKVMSDGSIKTEKKEGRQIVSADNTYSVELVSPICRYEDIETIQEIVRKLRQAGMIANKSCGIHIHLDASPHNANTLRNITNIMASKEDLIYKAMQVEVARERQYCKKVEQSFLDEINRKKPKTLNEVSRIWYNGGDGHREHYHNSRYHCLNLHSVFQKGTIEFRLFNSTTHAGKIKAYIQLCLAISAQALNQRCASRQKTRSTNEKYTFRTWLLRLGLIGDEFKTARLHLLEHLDGCIAWKDPAQALQQKERLRQKKEKELAEAAQERALPQEQTTENEQEQAGVMYESPGLSMSM from the coding sequence ATGGACATGAAGGAGCAGCGCTTCGGCATTGAGATTGAAATGACGGGCCTGTCCCGTCAGCGTGCCGCACAGGTGCTGTCGGAGTATTTCGGACGGCCTGCCAATTTTGACGGCGGATATTACGGAGAATATTCCGTGCTGGACAGTCAGAGCCGCCGTTGGAAGGTCATGAGTGACGGCAGCATAAAAACAGAAAAGAAAGAAGGACGTCAGATTGTATCGGCAGATAACACCTACAGCGTGGAGCTGGTCAGTCCTATCTGCCGCTATGAGGACATCGAAACCATACAGGAGATTGTTCGCAAGCTTCGACAGGCAGGAATGATTGCAAATAAGTCCTGCGGTATCCACATCCACCTGGACGCCTCTCCCCACAACGCCAACACCCTGCGAAACATCACCAACATTATGGCTTCCAAGGAGGATCTGATCTACAAGGCCATGCAGGTGGAGGTGGCAAGGGAACGGCAGTATTGCAAGAAGGTGGAGCAGAGCTTTCTGGATGAAATCAACCGTAAAAAGCCGAAAACCCTGAACGAGGTCAGTCGTATCTGGTACAACGGCGGCGACGGTCACCGCGAGCATTACCACAACAGCCGGTACCACTGCCTGAACCTGCACAGTGTGTTCCAGAAGGGTACTATCGAGTTCCGGCTGTTCAATTCCACCACTCATGCAGGCAAGATCAAGGCATACATCCAGCTCTGCCTTGCCATCTCCGCGCAGGCTCTCAACCAGCGGTGCGCCAGCCGCCAGAAAACCCGAAGCACCAACGAGAAATATACCTTCAGGACCTGGCTCCTTCGGCTGGGGCTTATCGGTGACGAATTCAAAACCGCCCGGCTTCATCTGCTGGAGCATCTGGACGGCTGTATCGCCTGGAAGGACCCTGCACAGGCCCTCCAGCAAAAGGAACGGTTAAGGCAGAAAAAAGAAAAGGAGCTGGCTGAGGCGGCACAAGAAAGGGCGTTACCGCAGGAGCAGACAACTGAAAACGAACAGGAACAGGCCGGGGTTATGTATGAAAGCCCCGGCCTTTCCATGTCAATGTAG
- a CDS encoding VirB4 family type IV secretion system protein: MSGRTRPQATQQEEVSIQEFLDMIAPSIIKFNTDHFICGNTYRSVWALREYPTATDEQAILRHLGEKDGVTLHIYTRHVSPVEERKIISNAANKNRMQRSSTQDLQQTVTAESNLQDVAAIITQMHRSKEPLLHAAVYIELSAHDPDQLKLLQTEVLTELVRSKLNVDRLLLRQQQGFLSVIPSGWNVFDDQFERVLPASSVANLYPFNYSGKTDPNGFYLGRDKFGSNILVDFNRRADDKTNANILILGNSGQGKSYLLKLILCNLRESGMKIICLDPEMEFEDLTNNLGGCFIDLMTGEYIINVLEPKTWDEAGDPKDTEAPQAFQQTSKLSQHISFLKDFFRVYKDFDDRQIDTIEIMLSKLYDKWSITDHSNFDRLKPDDYPILSDLYELVESEYKEFDERKRQLYTADTLREICLGLHSLCKGAESKFFNGHTNIISSEFVTFGVKGLLQASKNLRNALLFNVLSYMSNELLTAGSTAASIDEFYLFLSNLTAVEYVRNFMKRVRKKDSAVILSSQNLEDFNIDGIREYTKPLFSIPAHAFLFNAGNIDKRFYMDTLQLEESEYNLIRYPQRGVCLYKCGNERYNLMVQAPEHKARLFGKAGGR, from the coding sequence ATGTCAGGTAGAACAAGGCCTCAAGCAACTCAACAGGAAGAAGTCAGCATTCAGGAATTCCTCGACATGATTGCACCCAGCATTATCAAATTCAACACCGACCACTTCATCTGCGGCAATACCTACCGCTCCGTATGGGCTCTGCGCGAGTACCCAACCGCCACTGATGAACAGGCAATCCTGCGGCATCTCGGGGAGAAGGACGGAGTGACCCTGCACATCTATACCCGGCATGTAAGTCCTGTTGAGGAACGAAAAATCATCTCAAACGCCGCCAACAAGAACCGGATGCAAAGAAGCAGCACCCAGGACCTGCAGCAGACGGTTACGGCGGAAAGCAATCTGCAGGACGTAGCGGCCATCATAACTCAGATGCATCGGAGCAAGGAGCCTCTGCTTCATGCCGCTGTTTATATTGAATTGTCCGCACATGATCCCGACCAACTCAAGCTCTTGCAGACTGAGGTGCTGACCGAGCTGGTGCGAAGCAAGCTCAACGTGGACAGATTACTGCTCCGCCAGCAACAGGGATTTCTGTCGGTCATACCCTCCGGCTGGAATGTGTTCGATGATCAGTTTGAACGGGTACTGCCTGCAAGCTCAGTTGCCAATCTCTATCCCTTCAACTACAGCGGCAAAACAGATCCAAACGGCTTCTATCTTGGCAGGGATAAATTCGGAAGCAATATCCTCGTGGATTTCAACCGGAGAGCGGACGATAAGACCAACGCCAACATCCTCATTCTCGGTAACTCCGGCCAGGGAAAGAGCTATCTGTTAAAGCTCATTCTCTGCAATCTCAGGGAATCAGGCATGAAAATCATTTGCCTTGACCCTGAAATGGAATTCGAGGATCTCACTAACAACCTCGGCGGCTGCTTCATCGACCTGATGACCGGCGAGTACATCATCAATGTTCTGGAACCAAAGACCTGGGATGAAGCTGGTGATCCGAAGGATACCGAAGCGCCCCAGGCATTCCAGCAGACCAGCAAGCTCAGTCAGCATATCAGCTTTCTCAAGGACTTTTTCCGAGTGTACAAGGATTTTGATGACCGCCAGATTGACACTATCGAGATCATGCTGAGCAAGCTCTATGATAAATGGAGCATCACCGATCACAGCAACTTTGACCGGTTAAAGCCTGATGATTATCCTATTCTGTCCGATCTATATGAGCTGGTCGAGTCGGAATACAAGGAATTCGACGAGAGAAAACGCCAGCTCTATACTGCGGATACGCTGCGGGAAATCTGCCTCGGACTCCATTCCCTGTGTAAGGGCGCGGAGTCCAAATTCTTTAACGGGCACACCAATATAATAAGCAGTGAGTTTGTGACCTTCGGTGTCAAGGGACTTCTGCAGGCCAGTAAAAACCTGAGAAACGCCCTGCTGTTCAACGTGCTGTCTTACATGAGCAACGAGCTTCTCACCGCAGGCAGTACCGCCGCCAGCATCGATGAATTTTATCTGTTCCTTTCTAACCTGACGGCCGTGGAGTATGTCAGGAACTTCATGAAGCGAGTCAGGAAGAAGGACAGCGCTGTAATCCTCTCATCACAGAATCTGGAGGACTTCAATATCGATGGCATCCGTGAGTATACCAAGCCTCTGTTTTCTATACCGGCCCACGCTTTTCTGTTCAACGCAGGCAATATCGATAAGCGGTTCTATATGGATACCCTCCAGCTGGAGGAATCGGAGTACAACCTGATCCGCTATCCCCAGCGTGGCGTTTGTCTGTATAAATGCGGAAATGAACGATACAATCTCATGGTTCAGGCTCCGGAGCATAAGGCAAGGCTCTTCGGAAAGGCAGGCGGAAGGTAA
- a CDS encoding helix-turn-helix transcriptional regulator produces the protein MKNRVKELRELFGLTQKQLGEKVSVSRQAINAIETEKYDPSLWLAYDIAVFFNMSIEEVFNFKESERK, from the coding sequence TTGAAAAACCGAGTTAAGGAATTGCGCGAACTTTTCGGATTAACTCAAAAGCAATTAGGTGAAAAAGTAAGTGTGTCAAGACAGGCTATAAATGCAATTGAAACTGAAAAATATGATCCATCGCTCTGGTTAGCATATGACATCGCAGTTTTCTTTAACATGTCAATTGAAGAAGTATTTAATTTTAAGGAGAGTGAAAGAAAATGA
- a CDS encoding DUF7768 domain-containing protein gives MKLVYICSPFAGDIESNIRFARAACLYAANQGCAPVAVHLLYPQILDDNVPAQREIGIQMGLRVLASCDELWICGSRISHGMSCEITEAERIGIPVRSLSAEQIQGGCHMKQLPYDAIEIKIKPEETPSPDLKLQL, from the coding sequence ATGAAGCTGGTTTATATATGTTCCCCTTTTGCGGGGGACATAGAAAGCAATATCCGGTTTGCCAGAGCCGCCTGCCTCTATGCTGCTAATCAGGGCTGTGCACCAGTTGCCGTTCACCTGTTATACCCGCAAATTCTAGATGATAATGTACCCGCCCAGAGAGAAATTGGCATCCAGATGGGGCTGCGGGTACTGGCCTCCTGCGATGAGCTATGGATCTGCGGTTCGCGTATCAGCCACGGCATGAGCTGTGAAATCACTGAGGCAGAACGGATTGGCATCCCTGTCAGAAGCCTGTCGGCAGAACAGATACAAGGAGGATGTCACATGAAGCAATTGCCCTACGATGCTATAGAAATAAAAATCAAGCCGGAGGAAACGCCTTCCCCCGACTTGAAGCTGCAGCTGTGA
- a CDS encoding conjugal transfer protein TrbL family protein codes for MFIWDFVAETVLGQIVDWFYGQVIGFLGNFFAEMGNMGADLFEMSWVQSIILFFVYLAWALYVTGLVVSAFECGIECQSGRGSIKDAAMNTIKGFMAVSLFSVVPVELYKLSISLQSSLTAGITGFDTDIGTVASSIITELSAAGSLENAGSTNVFGFGAITSPIMILFVLLLMGYAVIKVFFANLKRGGILLIQIAVGSLYMFSVPRGYLDGFVSWCKQIVGLCLTAFLQSTILIAGLMVVKEHALLGLGLMLSAGEIPRIAGAFGLDTSTKTNLMSAAYTAQTAVNMTRTVVKAVAAK; via the coding sequence ATGTTTATATGGGATTTCGTCGCCGAAACCGTACTGGGGCAGATTGTTGACTGGTTCTACGGTCAGGTTATCGGCTTCCTCGGCAACTTCTTTGCCGAAATGGGCAATATGGGCGCCGACCTGTTCGAGATGAGCTGGGTGCAGTCCATCATCCTGTTTTTTGTTTATCTGGCTTGGGCGCTTTACGTCACAGGGCTGGTTGTCTCGGCCTTTGAATGCGGCATTGAGTGCCAGTCCGGCCGGGGCAGCATCAAGGATGCGGCCATGAACACCATCAAGGGCTTTATGGCTGTCAGCCTGTTCTCAGTCGTGCCGGTGGAGTTATATAAATTATCCATCTCCTTGCAGAGCAGCTTGACCGCTGGTATCACCGGCTTTGACACCGATATCGGTACAGTTGCGTCCAGCATCATCACCGAGCTTAGTGCGGCCGGCAGTCTAGAAAACGCAGGCAGCACGAATGTTTTCGGCTTCGGAGCCATCACCAGTCCGATTATGATTCTCTTTGTCCTTCTCCTCATGGGATATGCGGTAATTAAGGTGTTTTTCGCCAACCTGAAAAGAGGCGGCATCCTGCTCATCCAGATTGCCGTAGGTTCACTGTACATGTTTTCTGTTCCCCGCGGCTATCTTGACGGTTTTGTCAGCTGGTGCAAGCAGATTGTCGGCCTGTGTCTGACAGCTTTCCTGCAGTCCACCATCCTCATCGCAGGACTCATGGTAGTTAAGGAGCATGCCCTGCTGGGGCTTGGACTTATGCTGTCGGCCGGAGAAATTCCCCGCATCGCAGGAGCCTTTGGATTGGACACCAGCACCAAGACCAACCTCATGAGCGCAGCCTATACCGCCCAGACAGCCGTAAACATGACAAGAACCGTGGTAAAGGCGGTGGCTGCGAAATGA